One part of the Dasypus novemcinctus isolate mDasNov1 chromosome 27, mDasNov1.1.hap2, whole genome shotgun sequence genome encodes these proteins:
- the LOC101446666 gene encoding olfactory receptor 8B3-like, producing the protein MASGNSSLVTEFILVGLTDQPDLQLPLFVLFLTMYIITLMGNLGLITLIGLNPHLHTPMYFFLFNLSFIDICYSSVFTPKMLMNFLSKKNIISYQGCMTQFFFFCFFAISECYMLTSMAYDRYVAICNPLLYNIAMSPKVCFNLIFGSYLMAFSGAMAHTGCLLRLTFCDANIINHYFCDILPVLQLSCTSTYVNELVVFIVGSINIFVPSVTIFFSYAFILYSILHMNSNEGRSKAFRTCSSHIAAISLFFGSFSFMYLQPSSSRFMNEGKISSVFYTNVVPMMNPLLYSLRNKDVKLAMSQTLIRRKF; encoded by the coding sequence ATGGCTTCAGGAAATAGCTCTCTTGTGACTGAATTTATACTGGTGGGATTAACAGACCAGCCAGATCTTCAACTCCCTCTGTTTGTTCTGTTTCTAACAATGTATATTATCACCCTGATGGGAAACTTGGGCTTGATAACTCTAATTGGGCTGAATCCCCACCTTCATAcccctatgtattttttcctctttaacttGTCCTTCATAGACATCTGTTATTCTTCTGTTTTCACACCCAAAATGCTGATGAACTTCTTATCAAAGAAGAATATTATCTCCTACCAGGGATGCATGACCcagttcttctttttctgcttttttgccATCTCTGAGTGCTATATGCTGACATCAATGGCCTATGATCGCTATGTAGCCATTTGCAATCCACTTTTGTATAACATTGCCATGTCCCCTAAAGTGTGTTTCAATCTTATATTTGGTTCATACTTGATGGCATTTTCTGGTGCTATGGCTCACACGGGATGCCTGCTGAGACTGACCTTCTGTGATGCTAATATCATCAACCATTATTTCTGTGACATCCTCCCTGTACTCCAGCTCTCCTGCACGAGCACCTATGTAAATGAGCTAGTGGTGTTCATTGTGGGAAGCATCAACATCTTTGTGCCCAGTGTCACCatctttttttcatatgctttcatTCTCTACAGCATTCTCCACATGAATTCTAATGAGGGTAGGTCCAAAGCCTTCCGCACTTGCAGTTcccacatagctgctatttctcttttctttgggtCATTTTCATTTATGTATCTCCAGCCATCTTCTTCCAGGTTTATGAATGAGGGGAAAATCTCATCTGTCTTTTACACTAATGTGGTTCCCATGATGAACCCCTTATTATACAGCTTAAGGAATAAAGATGTTAAACTTGCCATGAGCCAAACCCTGATTAGGAGAAAATTTTGA